Proteins encoded together in one Coffea arabica cultivar ET-39 chromosome 2c, Coffea Arabica ET-39 HiFi, whole genome shotgun sequence window:
- the LOC113727695 gene encoding bidirectional sugar transporter SWEET16 yields MASFSVILGIIGNVISILMFLSPVKTFRRIVKKKSIEDFKGVPYITTLLSTSLWSFYGILKPGGLLVLTVNGAGAILHIIYVTLFLIYAPKDVKVKSLKLVAIVDVGFFGVVVAVTLLALHGSLRLTVVGLLCTGMTIGMYASPLSVMRTVIKMKSVEYMPFFLSFFQFLNGGVWAAYAVLVKDIYLGVPNGIGFILGLAQLLLYVFYKNKCASKSKEAMEDGGGGSAHPIKGVIQMEDFDNNEKIKTISLNQGAFGSTGSKDLELGVKDNL; encoded by the exons ATGGCTAGCTTTAGTGTCATACTTGGTATTATTG GTAATGTCATCTCTATACTCATGTTTCTCTCCCCGGT AAAAACCTTCAGGCGGATCGTTAAGAAGAAATCAATAGAGGATTTCAAAGGAGTACCCTACATAACCACATTATTGAGTACGAGTTTGTGGTCATTTTATGGGATACTGAAGCCAGGAGGATTGCTTGTGCTCACCGTTAATGGCGCCGGAGCTATCTTACACATAATCTACGTTACCCTGTTTCTCATTTATGCTCCCAAGGATGTAAAG GTTAAGTCTTTGAAGCTGGTGGCAATAGTGGACGTTGGTTTCTTTGGAGTGGTTGTTGCTGTAACGCTTCTGGCACTCCATGGAAGCCTAAGGCTAACAGTGGTCGGACTTCTATGCACAGGAATGACTATTGGAATGTATGCATCCCCTCTTTCTGTCATG AGAACTGTGATCAAGATGAAAAGTGTGGAGTACAtgccattttttctttctttctttcaattCCTCAATGGGGGTGTCTGGGCTGCCTATGCTGTGCTTGTAAAGGACATCTATCTTGGA GTGCCAAATGGAATTGGATTTATATTGGGTTTGGCCCAGCTGCTTCTTTACGTTTTTTACAAAAACAAGTGCGCATCAAAATCCAAGGAAGCCATGGAAGATGGAGGAGGTGGATCGGCCCACCCCATCAAAGGCGTGATTCAAATGGAGGATTTTGATAACAACGAAAAGATCAAGACAATTTCATTAAATCAAGGTGCATTTGGCTCCACAGGAAGCAAAGATCTTGAACTTGGTGTCAAAGATAATCTTTGA
- the LOC113727696 gene encoding bidirectional sugar transporter SWEET17 — translation METLILFVGIIGNIISVLMFLSPAKTFWRIVKRKSTEDFESLPYICTLLNSSLWTYYGITRPGSYLVATVNGFGVVVEIIYVSLFLIFAPPKMKGKTAVLAGALDVGFLAAAILATQFLTTGDTRIDVIGYMSSGLNIIMYGSPLAAMKTVVTTKSVEYMPFLLSFFLFLNGGIWTIYAVLVQDWFLGVPNGIGFVLGTAQLVLYAIYRNAKPSYSASADLEQASERQSLLPPSASGHTSHG, via the exons ATGGAGACACTAATTTTATTCGTTGGCATAATAG GAAACATCATCTCAGTGCTCATGTTTCTTTCTCCGGC GAAGACGTTTTGGAGGATTGTGAAGCGTAAATCGACTGAGGATTTTGAGAGTCTTCCTTACATTTGTACACTCCTGAACTCATCATTATGGACATACTATGGAATTACAAGGCCAGGAAGTTATCTCGTGGCAACAGTCAATGGTTTTGGTGTGGTCGTTGAAATAATTTATGTATCTTTGTTCCTCATTTTTGCTCCTCCAAAAATGAAG GGCAAGACTGCCGTACTTGCCGGTGCTTTGGACGTCGGATTTTTGGCGGCGGCCATTTTAGCCACTCAATTCTTGACGACCGGAGATACGAGGATCGATGTAATAGGCTACATGTCTTCAGGCCTAAACATCATCATGTATGGCTCCCCTCTTGCAGCCATG AAAACTGTGGTGACAACAAAAAGTGTGGAGTATATGCCTTTCCTGCTCTCATTTTTCCTGTTCTTGAATGGAGGGATTTGGACTATCTATGCCGTGCTTGTGCAAGACTGGTTTCTGGGA GTTCCAAATGGCATTGGCTTCGTCCTCGGCACAGCTCAGCTGGTACTCTATGCAATTTATAGGAACGCAAAACCTAGTTATTCTGCGTCAGCCGATTTAGAGCAAGCATCGGAGAGACAGTCCCTTCTTCCACCTTCGGCCTCGGGGCACACAAGCCACGGATAG